The uncultured Eubacteriales bacterium region CGTGTGGCCGAAGAGCACCAAAGGCCGTTCCCGCTCTGTGGCGTAGCGTTCAAACTCCCGAATTTCATCCTTTAAGAGGCCGGTAACTATGTAGCCGTCGCATCGGTGCTCCCGCCTGCGGCTGCGGAGAATTAAGAATGAATACATGTGGTCGCTGAGCACTTTACTGATGCCCGCAATCAGGTGCATAACAAACGGATTGGAGAGATCGATATTCTCCGGCACATAGACGTCTACCACGCCGGAACGGTTCGTCACCAGATTCTTGGCTGCCGCATTGGGGGCATATTGCAGCTCCGCCATTGCCTGCTCAACCCGCGCACGGGTCTGGGGGCGGACGCTGTCCGGCGCGTTGACCACGCGGGATACTGTAATGGGCGAAACCCCCGCTGCTTTGGCCACATCCTTGACAGTAGTCATTCTGATTCCTCATTTCAAGAAATGGTAACGTTATCATTTCTCAGGCAAAAGAATGGCCCAAAGGCCAATGATAACGTTATCATTTTTACTAGCTTGATAATACCACTTTCTGTGTCAGAAGTCAATAGTTTTTCTTCCTGTATTTGCGCCGCCTTTGTACAAAAAAACAACAATGCTATAAGGTAGTTTTAATTTAAATCTCTGTACTTTCAATGTCCCTCCGATAGCCGTAGGGACACCGTCTCACTTCACCCTTTCCCAGTCATTTTCCCCAGAACATTATCTGCGGGCGGACTTTGCAGTCCGGTCCCGTTTTTCAGCCGGGGGGTATTTTCACAGATCAACGTGCGTAGAATAAGATATACCGTGTAAGCAAAGGCGCTTGCCCGTTTTGGGGCAGCGCCTTTTATTTAGGAATTGAGGTGTAAATATGTGTGGTATCGCCGGATTTTGTAATTTTCAAGAAGATTTCACCTATGACAGAGACAAGTGGAGCAAGGTTCTCGTCGCCATGCGGGAGGCGATCGCCCACCGCGGCAGCGATCAGACCGGAGAATATCTGGACAAACATACCGGTCTCTCCCACACCCGCCTCTCTATCCGGGACCTTTCCGGCGGCGGACAGCCCATGCTGCGGCGGGTGGCGGGCAGCGACTACATCATCGTCTACAATGGCGAGGTATACAACACGGACGAGCTTACACCCGAGTTGAATCAGAAGGGATACGCCTTTGAGACCACCAGCGACACCGAGGTGATCCTCTACTCGTATATCGAATACGGGCTTGATTTCGTTTCAAGGCTCAACGGAATTTTCGCCTTCGCCATCTGGGACGGCAGGCAGAACAAGCTTATCCTCTACCGGGATCGCGTCGGTGTAAAGCCGCTGTTCTATACGCTGGAGAACGAAACGCTTGTGTTCGGCTCGGAAATGAAAGCCCTGTTCCGCCACCCACAGATAACGCCCCGAGCGGATGATGACAGCTTTCGGGAGATCTTCGGCATCGGCCCGGCGAGGACTGCAGGCTGCGGCGTATTCAAAGGGATTCGGGAGCTGCGGCCCGGCAGCTTTGCGGTATTCACAAGGGAGGGCTTTGAGGAACATACCTACTGGGCGCTGAAAGCCCTCCCGCATGCCGACTCCTACACGGAAACCGTGGATCAGGTGTCCTGCCTAGTGCGGG contains the following coding sequences:
- a CDS encoding hypothetical protein (Evidence 5 : No homology to any previously reported sequences); this encodes MICENTPRLKNGTGLQSPPADNVLGKMTGKG